Genomic window (Vigna radiata var. radiata cultivar VC1973A chromosome 1, Vradiata_ver6, whole genome shotgun sequence):
GTACATTTTCATGCATCATTTTAAAGATACACTACTATAAACAAAACTTTTTATGATAAGTAAAAACAGATATGACAGTAATAGGTTTTTGTAGCATCATAGAAAGGATGAGTTTTCTGACTCCCTTAACTATGATACTAATACTGTCATGATAAATCCGTTTTACCTGtcataaaattaattctattaaaatatGTACACAGCTTAGTCCATACATGTCATGCTTTTGTCATCAATTTAGCTCTTGAAGCAAAATAAATATCACTCTATAGTCATCTTAGTTATGTGACTGTAAATAAAAGAGTAATGTAATATAGGGTATATTTTTGGAGAATGGCAGTTTACTTTAATCTTAAACTTGTAAGAACTTGTTTCGTTTCCCTTATAATTAGAATGTGAATGACTGATGCTGAGATATTCTGATTGTTGCTTCTGTTGTATTGTATCATTATGTTGCAGCTTAGAATCATGGACGTTTGAAATAATTGTGATCTTGTCTGGTGTTCTTGCTAATGGGAAAATGGAAACATCAGTTCTTTCTATATGGTTAGTTTTTTTGTTGATATCTGAAGTTCTAAGCTAATGTTacactttctttccttcttaATGTATGATCGGTTGTATTTCTTTTGGCATCTCAGTCTTAACACGTCTGGTATATTTTGGATGGTACCATTTGGAGTCAGTGCTGCTGGAAGGTTAGTCTTTCTTAGAGAATTGCATTGTTTGTATTCTATTCAtcagttttcaaaacataataaaaaaattcatatggTAATACCATATGTAATGATGCAGACAGATATGAACTTTGCATATTATTGACTATAACATGTCTAACTACATGTTACCTTTCAAACAGTACAAGGATCTCAAATGAATTAGGAGCTGGTAGACCAAAAGCTGCATATTTAGCAGTTAAAGTCACCATGTTCATGGCCCTTTTGGTGGGGCTCGTAGAATTCTCTGTCCTTATGTCGTTGTGGAAAGTTTGGGGGCGTGTTTTTACCAATGTGCATGAAGTTCTCACACATGTGATTTCCATGATGCCAATTGTTGCAAGTGCTGCCTTTGTAGATTCAATTCAAACAGCTTTTCAAGGTATTGAATAAGTTCATTCAATCATGAGGTTCAAAAAGTCCATTTTTTCCTTTCCCTTTTGATTGAATGTTCAAGAATTGCATTAAATTGATTCAACTAAAACATAGTAATCTCATCCAATTCCATCATTTCTcttatattactattatattatagaaTGTGAACTTTTTCACTGATTATGAACAGGTGTTGCCAGAGGATGTGGTTGGCAGAAACTTGGTGCATATATCAATCTAGGATCTTGTTATCTTTTGGGTGTTCCTTTTTCTGTTGTCTCAGCTTTTGTATTCCACTTGAAGGGACAGGTAAATTAGCCATTTAACTTTTGAGAAAAGATCTTATAGTAAATATCAAAATCCTTCAGAATCTGGTTTTTAGCTGAGCTAATAGcattatgtaatttattaacTGAAACTATTAAATGTTAATGTGTTGATTCTTGATGAGTGCAGGGGCTATTTCTAGGGCTTGTATTAGCACTTACTGTGCAAGTGGtgtgttttcttcttctcaccttACAGGCCAATTGGGAGAAAGAAGTAAGTTATCTCATCTTCAACTCAATTTCTTATCAGAGATAGAACTATGATACTGCAAAAACTTGAATGATTTGTCATTGCTAACATCTTGCAAAATATAGAGTTAAGGAATGAGACAAGATCAAAGAGAAAAATCTGATACATACTCATAAAAGATGAAAGTTTGCTACAAGACCATGGTCTGATTGCATATATTGGCTAATTCTACCTAGAGAGCACAAAATCTCTTCCATACTCATTAGAGCTTTTAACCAATTCTATTTCTACTAATATAACTTTAGGTTTTGGaccttatttttgttgaaaatttcaTAACTAAAACATTCGTAGATACAAATCTCACTTAAAAAGTCGGTTTTATGCAATTAAACTAAgtttaaagttcatttcttaaCAATTTTATCAATTGATTTCACAGAATTGAACTTGCCTTAAAACTTAAACCTcagttttatgaaattttgttttgacaAATGTGATTCTAGATCTTTTGAATGTGCTCTAATGAAGTTTTAGTGTCTTTCTTGTGACATCTCACTCACTGTGAAGCAAGTATGTTGCAATGTCATATATTCAAGCATTTATTTATGATCAATTGTACATCTTATTTATATTAGGggaaatttaagaaaacaatatgtaatttaagataaatttattgtaagtgattaaagtaattaattttcttaatttgattCTTTGGTGGTTGTTCCTTAACTAATATCAGTTTGTTTATTGTTCAGGCAGAAAGGGCAGTTGCAAGAGTAAGAAACAGTGGAGCCAGAGTTGAGGACCAAAATGTTAATGTTGCTTCATAGTTCAACAATATTTGTTCTAAGTAGAACACTTAGTTTAGAAAATTAATGTTGCTTAATTATATGAATCTCAAACTTAGCATCAATGTACTTAAGCATAACCCTAATTATAACTTTGCAGCACACACTGTCAAAACAGTAACCCTTCAGTTTTCTGAGCAGTTAtgattcaatttcttttagTCTATATTCTGGTgccagaaaattaaataaaataaaatgtgtgaagaaaaaaggaaagtgagtaaaaaatatatttatttgctGAGAAGTATAAGtaacattaaaatgaaagaaaattgtcatggtaaagtaataaataaattaaaataatgttattgcTTTTATCGGATTTGAAGGGAGGAATTTCAagatttaaattgttattttatagtAAGAGAATTCCAATTTACAAAGAGAAATGAAGACATTCGTTTATTACACAAATTTTCTAacgtttaaaatttaaaaaatattatatattgagtgatgaaaagaaattaagtttttcatgaatattatatttattgaaatctATGTGTGAGTCTAAGTTTCACATcagatagaaatgagaaaatagaacattatataaatataaaacacctgAAGACctattgttttaagattttgaaaagagaatGATATGGTTGGGTTCAAGAATGATGTCAATATCTTCTGGTTGGGTTTGAACCTCGATatagtgactttttaaattgaattatttaaaaaataattaaatttttaatttaattttgttcttttatataaggttaatttattttgttaatatgggtttataaattttttaaaatgttaatttaattttatatatttcacaaTGATTTATCCTTGTATTATTATCTTCACACATAATATTTCACAATGATTTATCCTTATATTATCTTGACACAATGCACAGTTGAATTATGatgttgtatattttaaatcCCGTACATCAAATTATCACACTTTGGTACATTCAAATCTCTTGGAAAATGATGTGcgaacaaattaatatttatacaacaCTTATCCAAAGATTGACATAttcaactatttattttatatttaattttaattcattacaacaaaaaaatttaaataacaattaattttagaaataaaaactaattaattactataatcACTAATTATTTTCTGTctctaaaattaattgttatttaagtgtttttgttttgtatagtCATTATATTAGTTAAAAGAAGTTTCTCTACAATGATTCTTTTGTGAAAAAAGGAATATGTAATTAGAACGAAAAAGTTCTATAACATTTAGCAATTATGATTTGTAGAAATTTAGgtgttttaatttgttattacaatgttacaaatttttataaagattatagtttttttctttacaaaaatattataaactccTTTTTAccttataaaaacattttctgcATCAGCTGGTTGTGATTATTATATAACTTTTGTTCTTTCCTAACTTTCTGAAACAACTTTCGAAaaacaatacattttttttttcaaaattaatttgcaCACAAACATGCATGACAGCATCTCCATCTAAAACTGCTATAAGAAACATCAGCAATGCATTAATTAGCACACAGTGCTATAAGACAGTAAATTAAGCACACACTGAAATGAATGTCAAAATCATTAGCTTGTTAAACAAAAACTGAACCAAGGTTCTGCACATTTGAAACACAGCACGCCAGAATAGCATGCAATCAGCCAAAATGAACCACAATgtctacaaaataaaaattgatcaGTGCAAAACCTATTTGAAACCCCCCCAAGAAAATACATATTATACACTTTGAGTGTAAACAATAATTTCTCTTTGTGTTGAATAACAAATCAATGTTAACATCCAGTTTTCCccaccattactttgtcaagCGTCAGACAAGGGCTCAAGAAAAAGCCCTCAACCAAGGCATCCATGAAGAGATACAAGTTCTGTTGAATGCTGAGAATAAAAAATTCAGAGCAAAGGGATCCAAAGAGTACGGttgcttatttttttaatctatgaTAGTTACTTTCAACTCTCTTGAACTACTATATAAGTGAGATGCTATTCCGCTGTCACTGCTAcgttcttcttcctttaaagATCAACATAATCATAGTAGCTTCATGCAGAGAGAGAAGGAAGGAATGACATACAAGCGAAGCTGATAAGTAGTGTTTTTCTCAATGTACTGATGCAACCATCATAGAATATTTCATCCTGGTTGCTAAAATTCTAGATctaactttctttttaaatgcGATCTGTCAGCACTGCAGAACAAgagataaaattaatcaattaaatagcacttacaaatataaattgaaagaCAAAAAATTTAGCATAAACTTTCATTATTCAACTCTGATAGAAAAAACGAAATTGCACTCTACACTTCCCTTCCCCGTTATGCTTCTCATGAGACTCTTGATGGATtacatataaagtaaaaatattaacaccTCACTCACACTAACAGCATTTTGGGTCTCCAACATCCTAGTCATGCAGAAGGTTGAGAATCAAAATGGTTGCAAAAGTGTAAGTTGCCACATAAGAAGTTTAGCACAGAAATAAGGTGTGTAACAACTGATAGCATTGCTGCTATCACATAGCTCTATCATTTAAATTCAGCACAATTTATTAACTTCACACTCTTCCAGTAGATTagattttatactaaaatatttaacatcatGTATAGAGCCTTGATTACAAACTATTAGGCCACTTTGAAATGATAGGAGGATCAACATGTTTTACCTGGTAATTGTAGGTCTATTTGGAGGTTTCAatccaaaaagagaaaaatctaGGGACATTGGAACTGGCTCATTTTTGCCTGTATTATCAGCAGCTGCCTGTCTGACATTAACACTATCATCAAACTTATCTCCTTGCAAAGAATTGCCTTCAGACCCATCACGCCCTGGCATTACTCTCCTAGACTTCCTAGGAGGTGACAAGACCGTAGGACCTTCGTTTGAAATTACATCCGAAACCTTAGATTCCTTCTTAGGAGCAGGTCTTGGAAGTTTAACAGGATCTGTGGGCAGAGGTGCAGAAGAGAAGTACCTAAAATGGAAGGGCAAAGATTAAAAATGGGaacaagaaaggaaagaaactatttttcttAAGAGAATGATTACAGTACATACCTGTGCTCTAATGCCTGCTGCACTGAAATTCTAGCTTTTGGATCATAGGTAAACATCTTTGATAACAAATCTAAACCATCGTCACTTGCCATTGGAAACAAAGAACGCAAAGGTGGAGAAGGAACATGTTGATATTCAACATAATCAGGTAGGTAGATCATATCGGGCCACTGAGAAGGAGATGGAGTTCCAAATGCTGCGAAAATTTTTCCTAATTGATCAATATCACTTGAACCCTACCAAATCACAAACACAAACTCATGAAATCACCAGAAGGATAGCTGAGTACACAAAAACAATACAGACTctgaaattaaaaagtaaatcagTGACATAAAAGAATTATCGGAACAGGAATAACATGGAAGCAAAAGTTAGTGTCAATAATGTAGATAAGCACCATATCCAACAGCTTCTAAGCAGTAAAACAgtttttaaaggttttttaTTCAGAGTGCAATTTGAACTAAAAGACGAAGTCAAATAGTTAATAtcatacacacacaaaaaatggtttaatagtTTCTCATGCAAATGGTCAAATTACCAGAAAACAATCCATGAATTCCAGAATTTTCTTTTGAGTTTAGACATAATTAAAAGTTCCCAAATAGTTTTGGGAtctattgattaatttttaaccTACAAAAAGTGAATATATATCCTTTGCTTACTAGTTCATCATAATCACCATGACAATATTGGTTTACCTGCAAGAAGGGTCTACGAAGAAGAAGTTCAGCAAAAATACAGGCTGCGGCCCAAACATCTACCCCTGGACCATACTGCTTGGTACCAAATAATAGTTCAGGTGCTCTATACCACCTTGCAAACACCTATTCATGTATTAGTGTCAAAAGTGCATACCAATTAAGAGAAGTTCAAGGTACAAACATAAGATTGAAACTTAATAAGTTCAATGGTACACGGATGCTAATATCTAGAGGAGGCAATGAAGACATGATATTCATAAGAAACACTTTTGTTACAAAGAGGCTGATAAGTAATCTTTTACTGACTCAACAAAAAGTACTCCACTCTTCAGGAAatgaaataattgtttatcCTAAAGAACCACCGTCCTAAAATATATTCACCAAAAATCTAGAATACTTCTACTTCTAATTGCATGTCCATACTTTTTCATccataatatttctttttccttcccttattttctttaagttttgGGCCAAAATCAGGCAGTAATAATAGAGATTTCATGGTAAACGAAGCTTGACTTACATTGTGTGTTCATACAAATCTGAACTAAAGCATCATACAACACTAAATTTGATTATGGAGAATTATTTTCCAATCATGAAAATTCTAACCATCCAAATTCTAGGAAACTTTCCTAGTTTTATTATTGCAGAATATGAAGAAAGTGGAATAATTAGCAGattatttgagttttatttaaattcacaATTTACTCAGAATGCtgatattaattaaagaaacCGGTCCGATTCCAAAGTCCTTCCTCTAGTTTTAGGGATTAATCTTGCTTTCTTAAAGGATTCACAACATATTGTGCATAAAGAAGCAAACCTGATGAGTGAATCTGCGATCTGGGCTTCCAAATACCCTAGCTAAACCAAAATCCGCAAGTTTCAGTTGTCCGTTAGATCCTATCAACAAATTATTTGGCTTCATATCCCTGTAAATACATAACAAAACCTCTGAGCTCGGAACTAAACGCAAGTAATGACTTATAATGAACATGTAAGTGACATAATCTACCTATGCAAAACCCATTTCTTGTGGCAAACAGCAAGGCCTTTAAGAGTCATCTGAAGGTAAGATTTTATATCACCAGGTGAAAGAACAATATTCCGGTCCCGTATAACAGCTTCAAGGTCTGTCTCCATGAAGGCAAACACAAGATGTAAATTTCCTTTATGTGGAAAGGCATCAATCAACTCAATAATGTTTGGATCTTTGAGCTCCTTAAGCAGTTTAATTTCTCTGAGAGCTGTAAAATTGACTCCTTCTTTCTGCTTGCCAAGCCGGATCTTCTTAATAGCCACAGTCTGCCCTGTCTGTCCATGCAATGAATACATTATAA
Coding sequences:
- the LOC106774524 gene encoding cyclin-dependent kinase D-3; this encodes MSELDLSKKVADRYLKREILGEGTYGVVYKAIDTQTGQTVAIKKIRLGKQKEGVNFTALREIKLLKELKDPNIIELIDAFPHKGNLHLVFAFMETDLEAVIRDRNIVLSPGDIKSYLQMTLKGLAVCHKKWVLHRDMKPNNLLIGSNGQLKLADFGLARVFGSPDRRFTHQVFARWYRAPELLFGTKQYGPGVDVWAAACIFAELLLRRPFLQGSSDIDQLGKIFAAFGTPSPSQWPDMIYLPDYVEYQHVPSPPLRSLFPMASDDGLDLLSKMFTYDPKARISVQQALEHRYFSSAPLPTDPVKLPRPAPKKESKVSDVISNEGPTVLSPPRKSRRVMPGRDGSEGNSLQGDKFDDSVNVRQAAADNTGKNEPVPMSLDFSLFGLKPPNRPTITSADRSHLKRKLDLEF